A genomic stretch from Streptomyces sp. QL37 includes:
- a CDS encoding PQQ-binding-like beta-propeller repeat protein: MKLRRTIAVLFGAALSVVALVSPVGAQSAPAGVSTTYQINARHDGSLVDPAVGAPPLSRKWSRDLGGKVSYPVVAGGRVFATAASPSGYGTTLYAIDSATGENAWDPVDLGGTYWWSALAYGGGRLYAQNYDGVLTAFNPATGKEVWSVKLPDQYSFTSPPTFAGGVVYTGGAGSGGTLYAVDAATGAVIWTQPVANGDNSSPAVTADGVYVSYACEQTYAFDPKSGAPVWHHETGCSGGGGRTPVIADGGVWVRDDAGTTPSVLNTADGEVRGTYEATGWAPAPAFDGRQGYFVDDGVLQERHSRTLATRWKFEGDGQISTAPIVVNGYVYVGSRSGQLWALNGATGQSVWSTDVGAPIDEPDEHNVSQPLTGLGAGGGLVVVPATDLLVAYGR, from the coding sequence GGCACTATCGGTTGTCGCGCTCGTGTCGCCGGTCGGCGCGCAGTCGGCGCCTGCCGGAGTATCGACCACCTACCAGATCAACGCACGGCACGACGGCAGCCTCGTCGACCCCGCCGTGGGTGCCCCGCCGCTCAGCCGGAAGTGGTCCCGCGACCTGGGCGGGAAAGTCTCCTACCCCGTCGTGGCCGGCGGGCGCGTCTTCGCCACCGCTGCCTCGCCGAGCGGCTACGGCACCACTCTCTACGCCATTGACTCGGCCACTGGCGAGAACGCCTGGGATCCCGTCGACCTCGGTGGCACCTACTGGTGGTCCGCGCTCGCCTACGGGGGCGGCCGGCTCTACGCCCAGAACTACGACGGAGTGCTGACGGCGTTCAACCCTGCCACCGGGAAGGAGGTCTGGTCCGTCAAGCTGCCTGACCAGTACTCCTTCACCTCTCCGCCCACCTTCGCCGGCGGTGTGGTGTACACGGGCGGCGCCGGTTCGGGCGGCACCCTGTACGCGGTGGACGCTGCCACTGGTGCGGTGATCTGGACCCAGCCCGTCGCTAACGGGGACAACAGCTCGCCCGCCGTCACGGCCGACGGCGTCTACGTCTCATACGCCTGTGAGCAGACGTACGCCTTCGACCCCAAGTCGGGCGCCCCGGTCTGGCACCACGAGACGGGCTGCTCCGGCGGCGGGGGCCGCACCCCTGTGATCGCCGACGGCGGTGTCTGGGTTCGCGACGACGCCGGGACGACTCCCTCGGTCCTCAACACCGCCGACGGGGAGGTCCGCGGCACCTACGAGGCCACCGGCTGGGCACCCGCGCCGGCCTTCGACGGCCGCCAGGGCTACTTCGTCGATGACGGTGTCCTCCAGGAGCGGCACAGCCGCACGCTGGCCACTCGCTGGAAGTTCGAGGGCGACGGCCAGATCAGCACGGCGCCGATCGTCGTCAACGGCTACGTCTACGTCGGCTCCCGGAGCGGTCAGCTGTGGGCGCTCAACGGCGCCACAGGTCAGTCCGTCTGGTCCACCGACGTCGGCGCGCCGATCGACGAGCCCGACGAGCACAACGTGTCCCAGCCGCTGACCGGTCTCGGTGCGGGCGGTGGGCTCGTGGTGGTGCCGGCCACCGATCTACTGGTCGCGTACGGGCGGTGA
- a CDS encoding ATP-grasp domain-containing protein — protein MTLVLPPRLTASARALRDSARRRGLRTVRLPDHEVPEGLRGGSAYLHAGPSFADVVAPALGVAPLEAPADWLARLPAAFVRREIRAVPIREAYGLRRPVFVKSPNDKGIPALVYADGSRLPGPDAVDPETMVLVSDVVAFDAEYRLYLLDGLVHTGSRYATSGRPHLAPLSAAAHAFGTELLAAAGHTLPSAIVVDVGVTAEGHWAVVEANAAWASGCYASDPDRALDVVLRAAGPAARLAERDSPFVR, from the coding sequence ATGACCCTCGTACTCCCGCCCCGTCTCACCGCGTCCGCCCGGGCCCTCCGCGACAGTGCCCGGCGGCGGGGGCTGCGCACCGTGCGGCTGCCGGACCACGAGGTGCCCGAGGGGCTGCGCGGCGGGAGCGCGTATCTGCACGCCGGTCCCTCCTTCGCCGACGTCGTGGCCCCCGCGCTGGGGGTCGCACCGCTCGAAGCTCCCGCCGACTGGCTGGCCCGGCTGCCCGCCGCGTTCGTCCGGCGCGAGATCCGTGCCGTGCCCATCCGTGAGGCGTACGGGCTTCGCCGCCCGGTCTTCGTCAAGTCGCCGAACGACAAGGGCATCCCGGCGCTGGTCTACGCGGACGGCTCCCGGCTGCCGGGGCCGGACGCGGTCGATCCGGAGACGATGGTGCTGGTGAGCGATGTCGTCGCGTTCGACGCGGAGTACCGGCTGTATCTGCTCGACGGGCTGGTACACACCGGGAGCCGGTACGCCACGTCGGGACGGCCGCACCTGGCTCCGCTGTCCGCAGCGGCCCACGCGTTCGGGACGGAACTGCTCGCCGCGGCGGGGCACACCCTGCCGTCCGCGATCGTCGTCGACGTCGGAGTCACCGCCGAGGGCCACTGGGCGGTCGTCGAGGCCAACGCCGCCTGGGCCAGCGGATGCTACGCCTCCGATCCGGACCGTGCGCTGGACGTGGTGCTCAGGGCCGCCGGTCCTGCCGCGCGCCTGGCGGAACGGGACAGCCCGTTCGTCCGGTGA
- a CDS encoding adhesin: MRCQHRGGDHIGPLPGMVCPRCGSVERSPRGSGSWIARETLTGRFSTLPRRRKVLLVAGAVVAAGGLATAVSLIATGAGGARPETAGRAGAVPAPIGGGAPTRIGPIGPGDTGPPGDGVPEPSAAAGRYRYTAWAGPGCTTGGYAEHGRFESGDAGWYTVESGGFAGGPCDGRFSAVPMSGSPGQDRGSSAVWSWHLGDGFRECALTVFVPSSVRDRDVAGDPTVYRVLSDPRDTDSAYTGFAVHQPEHRGTAVDVRSYPVKGDTFAVRMVDRGRDWGDAERVGAHHAAAQLKASCR; encoded by the coding sequence ATGAGGTGCCAACATCGCGGCGGCGACCACATCGGCCCGCTGCCGGGCATGGTCTGCCCCCGGTGCGGTTCCGTGGAGCGCTCGCCTCGCGGCAGCGGTTCCTGGATCGCCCGGGAGACGCTGACGGGCCGGTTCTCCACGCTGCCCCGGCGCCGGAAGGTGCTGCTCGTGGCGGGAGCCGTCGTGGCCGCGGGCGGTCTGGCGACCGCGGTGTCGCTGATCGCGACGGGTGCCGGAGGCGCGCGCCCGGAGACGGCCGGCCGGGCCGGCGCCGTACCCGCACCGATCGGCGGCGGCGCCCCGACCCGGATCGGGCCGATCGGGCCCGGGGACACCGGGCCGCCCGGTGACGGCGTACCGGAGCCCTCCGCCGCCGCGGGCCGCTACCGCTACACGGCCTGGGCCGGGCCCGGCTGCACCACGGGCGGCTACGCGGAGCACGGGCGCTTCGAGAGCGGTGACGCGGGCTGGTACACCGTCGAGTCGGGCGGCTTCGCGGGCGGTCCGTGCGACGGCCGGTTCAGCGCCGTCCCGATGTCGGGAAGCCCGGGCCAGGACCGGGGGAGCAGCGCCGTCTGGTCCTGGCACCTCGGCGACGGTTTCCGTGAGTGCGCCCTGACGGTCTTCGTCCCGAGCAGCGTCCGCGACCGGGACGTGGCCGGCGATCCGACCGTCTACCGGGTCCTGTCCGACCCGCGCGACACGGACTCGGCCTATACGGGCTTCGCCGTGCACCAGCCGGAGCACCGGGGCACCGCCGTCGACGTACGGAGCTATCCGGTCAAGGGGGACACCTTCGCGGTGCGGATGGTCGACCGGGGCCGGGACTGGGGCGACGCCGAGCGGGTGGGAGCACACCACGCGGCGGCGCAGCTGAAGGCCTCCTGCCGCTGA
- a CDS encoding MFS transporter: MTTAEPTRAEAGPPAESSPVRIPAQSTGEGDGADSSIRSRLLRHPVLLTTAVAAAVHLLWFFFFANSGGDIAAQDAWSEFVGRHPGTAYNLAWYGGMHPVSYSVVSPYLMSVLGVRSTMMIAGTVSSALTALILVRVPAVRNPVACALAGVFAYLCNALSGRVTFGLGMMFALGAVAAVFCWPHRWRYKRWAKAGIAAPLAGLATAGSPVAGLFLGVVAAALFLNKRRPGAYALGLAPVAVVVLSSWLFPFSGTQPMALGTLSLPFLYSVFVFFLVPRDWRTVRTAAAVYGAGTLLTYVVDSQIGSNVSRMAMLFAGVVLLAALPYTAPRTRRWYALLVVFAGLNFWIGFKGVDDIVRTAPDASWNRSLAPLVNQLQSVGAERGRVEVVPPSSHREASALVPYVNLARGWNRQADMKRNPLFYDDTLNAVNYREWLDRWAVHYVVLPTGKPDSGAEQETALVEKGLPYLKAVWSDANWKVFRVLDPVPLADPPATVERAGDDRLTIRVRSAGRVLIRIPYSRWLAVVDEDGKGVERPQETEASKKRSEEDGNAPKEFTNDHGCLIKVEEDADGDEWTELLAPRPGVYRLAGPYQFQPGTPCPEELRQ, encoded by the coding sequence GTGACCACCGCTGAGCCGACGCGGGCCGAGGCAGGCCCGCCCGCCGAGAGCAGCCCGGTCCGGATCCCGGCCCAGTCCACCGGCGAAGGCGACGGTGCCGACAGCTCGATACGGAGCCGTCTCCTGCGCCACCCCGTCCTGCTGACCACCGCGGTCGCGGCGGCCGTGCACCTCCTCTGGTTCTTCTTCTTCGCGAACAGCGGCGGTGACATCGCCGCCCAGGACGCCTGGTCCGAGTTCGTCGGCCGCCACCCCGGTACGGCGTACAACCTCGCCTGGTACGGGGGCATGCACCCGGTTTCGTACAGCGTGGTGTCGCCCTACCTGATGTCGGTGCTCGGCGTCCGGTCGACGATGATGATCGCCGGCACGGTGTCCTCGGCGCTCACCGCCCTGATCCTGGTGCGGGTGCCCGCGGTCCGTAACCCCGTCGCGTGCGCGCTCGCCGGGGTCTTCGCGTACCTGTGCAACGCCCTGTCCGGCCGGGTGACGTTCGGGCTCGGCATGATGTTCGCGCTCGGCGCCGTCGCCGCCGTCTTCTGCTGGCCCCACCGCTGGCGCTACAAGCGGTGGGCGAAGGCCGGCATCGCCGCGCCGCTGGCCGGGCTCGCCACGGCGGGCAGCCCGGTCGCCGGGCTCTTCCTCGGTGTGGTCGCAGCGGCGCTCTTCCTGAACAAACGGCGCCCCGGGGCGTACGCGCTGGGGCTGGCCCCCGTCGCGGTGGTGGTCCTGTCCTCGTGGCTGTTCCCGTTCTCGGGCACCCAGCCGATGGCCCTGGGCACCCTGTCACTGCCGTTCCTCTACTCGGTCTTCGTCTTCTTCCTGGTGCCCCGCGACTGGCGCACCGTGCGGACGGCCGCAGCCGTCTACGGCGCCGGGACGCTGCTGACCTATGTGGTCGACTCGCAGATCGGCTCGAACGTCTCGCGCATGGCGATGCTGTTCGCCGGTGTCGTCCTGCTCGCCGCGCTCCCGTACACGGCTCCGCGCACCCGGCGCTGGTACGCGCTGCTCGTCGTCTTCGCGGGGCTGAACTTCTGGATCGGTTTCAAGGGCGTCGACGACATCGTGCGGACCGCCCCCGACGCGTCCTGGAACCGCTCCCTGGCCCCGCTGGTCAACCAGCTCCAGAGCGTGGGGGCGGAGCGGGGCAGGGTCGAGGTCGTGCCCCCCAGCAGCCACCGTGAGGCCTCGGCGCTCGTGCCGTACGTGAATCTGGCGCGCGGCTGGAACCGGCAGGCCGACATGAAGCGCAATCCGCTCTTCTACGACGACACCCTCAACGCCGTGAACTACCGCGAGTGGCTGGACCGCTGGGCCGTGCACTACGTGGTGCTGCCCACCGGGAAGCCGGACTCGGGGGCCGAGCAGGAGACCGCGCTCGTCGAGAAGGGACTGCCGTATCTGAAGGCGGTCTGGAGCGACGCCAACTGGAAGGTTTTCCGGGTCCTGGACCCGGTGCCGCTCGCCGATCCGCCCGCGACGGTGGAGCGGGCCGGTGACGACAGGCTGACGATCCGCGTGCGGTCGGCGGGCCGGGTCCTGATCCGGATCCCGTACTCCCGGTGGCTGGCCGTCGTCGACGAGGACGGCAAGGGAGTGGAGCGGCCGCAGGAGACGGAGGCGTCCAAGAAGCGTTCGGAGGAGGACGGGAACGCTCCGAAGGAGTTCACCAACGATCACGGCTGCCTGATCAAGGTGGAGGAGGACGCGGACGGCGACGAGTGGACCGAGCTGCTCGCTCCGCGCCCGGGGGTCTACCGCCTGGCGGGGCCGTACCAGTTCCAGCCGGGCACCCCCTGCCCCGAGGAACTGCGCCAATAG
- a CDS encoding D-alanyl-D-alanine carboxypeptidase: MSPRLIKEVSVAGESPDKSEQRKSSGTAEERDPRLAVFREPGAAADGSTADGATATVKDSETAVFRLPPSAEADTSGGASGASEGAEGPERASTPRETAGEAEKAGDAAEEAATAPEALSSTSPEDARPDSEADADVEVESRSGRSDAEADSGSEREEAAEPASEAGAAPDVASGTDAATADPDGGSEAGSGAGSEAGSEAGATPTDARLRAAVAAWVATGPEDEAAGGSSAAEGADQPSEADGKASATGGDAPAVTEEKPAESTDDETSATADVTPSGDDGPSVDEAAGTPAAPAAATRTPAEEGAEAPGVGDAKAQADSAPKAPAGGDAEKSDDAEEPAEAEASDAVAEPVDDEDAEDDSQAARASDEAPRVPKTREEAAPAKEADPARDERGIDHPTAVFKAPRAERVDQPTTALKLPPKEKAAARKPASWAAKASGAPEAPEAPAERTSKFVPLRSDDVRPAPVVGPTVTPDVAAGPGTSASPGAGFAEAERTRQQPMPPRPPLDLLAELTNTPPPPETPVRTAVRRVKIWTPLLLLVLIIFAIAQAVRPLPDPTLTLSASPTYTFGGAKLDMPWPEDGQGAVEVEGVGTIGTYGKEKSAPIASVAKIMTAYVILQGHPITGKQAGDQIVVDAKAGEEANRPDESTAPIKEGQKYTERQMLQLLMIPSGNNVARLLARWDADTEKAFVEKMNAAADDLGMTNSVYTDPSGLEATTRSTPADQLKLAKAVMQNDVFREIVNMPQAEIPGIGKMIYNNNNILLEPGVSGIKTGSSTPAGGSLIWTADTVIDGKTRRIIGAVMGADVDGTLDAKLQRALQSSLALIRTAQEGVDSATVVKKGQVVGYVDNGFGGQTPVVATKDLKAVGWGGLEVDLKLTDGGKVPAHTAKAGTVVGEVTAGTGTGKVSAPVALQSEMTEPGFGDKLTRIT; encoded by the coding sequence ATGTCCCCGCGGCTCATCAAGGAGGTATCGGTGGCGGGCGAGTCCCCCGACAAGTCGGAGCAGCGGAAGTCGTCGGGGACGGCTGAGGAACGCGATCCGCGTCTCGCCGTGTTCCGTGAACCGGGCGCTGCGGCGGACGGGAGCACGGCGGACGGGGCGACGGCCACCGTGAAGGACAGCGAGACGGCTGTCTTCCGCCTGCCGCCCTCCGCGGAGGCCGACACCTCAGGGGGCGCCTCCGGCGCCTCGGAGGGCGCAGAGGGCCCTGAGAGGGCCTCCACGCCCCGTGAGACGGCCGGGGAGGCCGAGAAGGCGGGAGACGCGGCCGAGGAGGCCGCTACGGCGCCTGAGGCGCTTTCGTCGACTTCCCCGGAGGACGCGCGGCCGGACTCCGAGGCCGACGCCGACGTCGAGGTCGAGTCCCGTTCCGGCCGTTCCGACGCCGAGGCGGACTCCGGCTCCGAGCGCGAGGAGGCCGCCGAGCCCGCTTCGGAGGCCGGGGCGGCACCTGACGTTGCGTCGGGCACCGATGCCGCCACCGCCGATCCGGACGGTGGGTCCGAGGCCGGCTCCGGGGCCGGCTCCGAGGCCGGCTCCGAGGCTGGGGCGACGCCCACCGACGCCCGGCTGCGTGCTGCCGTCGCGGCATGGGTGGCTACCGGGCCCGAAGATGAAGCCGCAGGTGGCAGCAGTGCGGCCGAGGGCGCGGACCAGCCGTCCGAGGCCGACGGCAAGGCGTCCGCGACCGGCGGCGACGCTCCGGCCGTCACCGAGGAGAAGCCGGCGGAGAGCACCGACGACGAGACGTCGGCGACCGCCGATGTGACCCCGTCCGGCGACGACGGCCCGTCGGTGGACGAGGCCGCCGGGACACCCGCCGCCCCCGCCGCCGCAACCCGAACCCCGGCCGAGGAAGGTGCCGAAGCCCCGGGAGTCGGCGACGCCAAGGCCCAGGCCGACAGCGCCCCCAAGGCCCCGGCCGGCGGCGACGCCGAGAAATCCGACGACGCCGAGGAGCCCGCGGAGGCCGAGGCGTCCGACGCGGTCGCCGAGCCCGTGGACGACGAGGACGCCGAGGACGACTCCCAGGCCGCCCGCGCCTCCGACGAGGCCCCCCGGGTCCCGAAGACCCGCGAGGAGGCGGCCCCGGCGAAGGAGGCGGACCCCGCGCGCGACGAGCGAGGAATCGATCATCCGACGGCCGTCTTCAAGGCGCCGCGGGCCGAGCGGGTCGACCAGCCGACGACCGCGCTGAAGCTTCCGCCGAAGGAGAAGGCGGCCGCGCGGAAGCCCGCCTCCTGGGCCGCCAAGGCCTCCGGCGCCCCCGAGGCCCCTGAGGCTCCCGCCGAGCGGACCAGCAAGTTCGTGCCGCTGCGCTCGGACGACGTACGCCCCGCGCCGGTGGTCGGCCCCACGGTCACGCCGGACGTCGCGGCCGGACCCGGCACCTCCGCGAGCCCCGGGGCGGGTTTCGCCGAGGCCGAGCGGACCAGGCAGCAGCCCATGCCGCCCAGGCCGCCGCTCGACCTGCTCGCCGAGCTGACGAACACCCCGCCGCCCCCGGAGACCCCGGTCCGCACCGCGGTCCGGCGGGTAAAGATCTGGACGCCGCTCCTCCTGCTCGTCCTGATCATCTTTGCGATCGCGCAGGCGGTGCGTCCCCTGCCCGACCCCACGCTGACCCTCTCCGCCTCGCCCACGTACACCTTCGGCGGCGCGAAGCTGGACATGCCGTGGCCCGAGGACGGACAGGGTGCCGTCGAGGTCGAGGGTGTCGGCACCATCGGCACGTACGGCAAGGAGAAGTCCGCGCCGATCGCGAGCGTCGCGAAGATCATGACGGCGTACGTGATCCTCCAGGGCCACCCGATCACCGGCAAGCAGGCGGGCGACCAGATCGTGGTCGACGCGAAGGCCGGCGAGGAGGCGAACCGGCCCGACGAGTCGACGGCGCCCATCAAGGAGGGCCAGAAGTACACGGAGCGTCAGATGCTCCAGCTCCTGATGATCCCGTCCGGCAACAACGTGGCGCGGCTCCTGGCCCGCTGGGACGCCGACACCGAGAAGGCGTTCGTCGAGAAGATGAACGCGGCGGCCGACGACCTCGGGATGACGAACTCGGTGTACACGGACCCGAGCGGTCTCGAGGCCACCACTCGCTCCACCCCCGCCGACCAGCTCAAGCTGGCCAAGGCGGTCATGCAGAACGACGTCTTCCGCGAGATCGTGAACATGCCGCAGGCCGAGATCCCCGGCATCGGCAAGATGATCTACAACAACAACAACATCCTGCTGGAGCCCGGCGTCAGCGGCATCAAGACCGGTTCGTCGACCCCCGCCGGCGGCAGCCTCATCTGGACGGCCGACACGGTCATCGACGGCAAGACCCGGCGGATCATCGGCGCGGTGATGGGAGCCGACGTCGACGGGACCCTGGACGCCAAGCTGCAGCGTGCCCTGCAGAGCAGCCTGGCGCTGATCCGGACCGCGCAGGAAGGCGTCGACTCCGCCACCGTCGTCAAGAAGGGCCAGGTCGTGGGCTACGTCGACAACGGCTTCGGCGGGCAGACCCCCGTGGTCGCGACCAAGGACCTCAAGGCCGTCGGCTGGGGCGGGCTAGAGGTGGATCTGAAGCTGACCGACGGCGGCAAGGTGCCGGCCCACACGGCGAAGGCGGGCACCGTCGTCGGCGAGGTGACGGCCGGTACCGGGACGGGCAAGGTCTCCGCCCCGGTCGCCCTGCAGAGCGAGATGACGGAACCGGGCTTCGGCGACAAGCTCACCCGCATCACCTGA
- a CDS encoding GPP34 family phosphoprotein, with the protein MGRSRRTIPEELLLLALDPTTGTTAQPQSLDLGLAGAQLVELALAGRIAPDGDRIAVVMPRPTGDPTLDSALELLRRRGSPVRAVHWIGGPRLGLRQIYLAHLERCGMVHAVAGQMCGVLPTTRYQATDTAISRDIRARLDNAIRTGVPPDPRTAALAALAHAVGLGKHLYPGNEGRSSRSRLRDLIRHDPMGGLVAHAVMDVQNGVAVQPRRNQQTAGVPLQPQAQARGGSMAHTSVH; encoded by the coding sequence ATGGGCAGGAGCCGCAGAACAATTCCGGAGGAGCTTCTGCTGCTCGCTCTGGACCCGACCACGGGTACCACAGCGCAGCCGCAGTCGCTCGACCTCGGCCTGGCCGGGGCACAGCTAGTGGAGCTGGCTCTGGCAGGACGGATAGCCCCTGACGGGGATCGTATCGCCGTGGTGATGCCACGGCCGACAGGAGATCCGACTCTGGACTCCGCACTGGAACTGCTGCGCCGTCGTGGCAGTCCGGTTCGGGCGGTCCACTGGATCGGCGGACCCCGGCTGGGACTTCGCCAGATCTACCTCGCTCATCTGGAGCGGTGCGGCATGGTTCATGCCGTGGCGGGCCAGATGTGCGGAGTGCTGCCGACGACTCGCTACCAGGCGACGGACACGGCAATCAGCCGGGACATCAGAGCCCGGCTGGACAACGCGATCCGCACCGGCGTACCACCGGACCCGCGGACCGCGGCGCTCGCCGCACTGGCCCACGCGGTCGGACTCGGCAAGCACCTGTACCCCGGGAACGAGGGGCGCTCGTCGCGCTCCCGGCTCCGGGACCTGATCAGACACGACCCGATGGGCGGTCTCGTGGCGCATGCCGTGATGGACGTCCAGAACGGTGTGGCCGTCCAGCCACGCCGTAATCAGCAGACGGCAGGCGTGCCGTTGCAGCCGCAAGCGCAAGCGCGTGGCGGCAGCATGGCGCACACCTCCGTCCACTGA
- a CDS encoding helix-turn-helix transcriptional regulator: protein MPTNVNPTVRRRRLGQELRRLREIKGMTAEEVAERLLVSQSKISRLENGRRSISQRDVRDLCGVYEVEDHRIVDSLMQMAKDSRQQGWWHAFGDIPYSVYIGLETDAESLRVYEPQVIPGLLQTRAYAEALINGALPETPPSDIEKRVNVRARRQDRVNAPEHPLRLWAVIDESALRRLVGGKQVMIQQLEHLVEQSKLPHVTVQVLPFDMGAHPGINGQYAILEFPDAADSSVVYIEGVTSDLYLEKANDVQRYSVMYEHLRAQALNVDQTRQFIGDIAKSYTR from the coding sequence GTGCCGACCAACGTCAATCCCACTGTCAGGCGACGCCGGCTGGGCCAGGAACTGCGCCGTCTCCGCGAGATCAAGGGCATGACGGCCGAGGAGGTGGCGGAGCGGCTGCTGGTCTCGCAGTCGAAGATCAGCCGGCTGGAGAACGGCCGCCGCTCGATCAGCCAGCGCGACGTACGCGATCTCTGCGGGGTGTACGAGGTCGAGGACCACCGCATCGTCGACTCGCTGATGCAGATGGCCAAGGACTCCCGCCAGCAGGGCTGGTGGCACGCCTTCGGGGACATCCCGTACAGCGTGTACATCGGGCTGGAGACCGATGCCGAGTCCCTCCGGGTGTACGAACCCCAGGTGATTCCCGGGCTGTTGCAGACCCGGGCCTACGCGGAGGCCCTGATCAACGGCGCCCTGCCCGAGACGCCGCCGTCCGACATCGAGAAGCGGGTGAACGTCCGGGCCCGCCGCCAGGACCGCGTCAACGCCCCCGAGCACCCCTTGCGCCTGTGGGCGGTCATCGACGAGTCCGCCCTGCGCCGGCTCGTCGGCGGCAAGCAGGTGATGATCCAGCAGCTGGAGCACCTGGTCGAGCAGTCCAAGCTGCCCCATGTGACCGTGCAGGTGCTGCCCTTCGACATGGGGGCGCACCCCGGCATCAACGGGCAGTACGCCATCCTGGAATTCCCCGACGCCGCGGACTCCAGCGTCGTGTACATCGAGGGGGTCACCAGCGACCTCTACCTGGAGAAGGCGAACGACGTGCAGCGCTACAGCGTCATGTACGAGCACCTGAGGGCACAGGCGCTGAACGTGGACCAGACCCGCCAGTTCATCGGCGACATCGCCAAGAGCTACACCCGCTGA
- a CDS encoding DUF397 domain-containing protein, translating to MAILQGATENWTKSTYSGGNGACVEVKSPVTQAIAVRDSKAPEGPSLSFVSGAWNTFVRDVASGSINA from the coding sequence ATGGCCATTCTTCAGGGTGCTACGGAAAACTGGACGAAGTCGACGTACTCCGGCGGCAACGGCGCGTGCGTCGAAGTGAAGTCGCCCGTCACGCAGGCCATCGCCGTGCGCGACTCGAAGGCCCCCGAAGGCCCCTCGCTCTCCTTCGTGTCCGGAGCGTGGAACACCTTCGTGCGCGACGTCGCGTCGGGTTCGATCAACGCCTGA
- a CDS encoding sodium:solute symporter family protein, which yields MNSLDWAVLIGYFGVMVAIGLWSHKRVDNVSDFFTAGGKMPWWLSGISHHMSGYSAVMFTGYAGIAYQYGVTSFVTWSLPIAIGIGIGAKLFAPRLNRLRSRLHVASPLEYLKDRYNVPTQQALAWSGLLLKIVDVGAKWAAIATLLSVFTGITLTQGIFITGIITAVYCTVGGLWADALTELGQFIIQLFAGVAMLVIVMSKLGGFSSLWTVWDKLPEGHTEPTAGPYTVTFLLAYLFIKTFEYNGGMWNQAQRYMATDSARSATRSAYLSAALWLVWPVVLFFPMWVAPLLVEAKKPDASDSYALMTEQLLPHGLLGLVVVGFFSHTMAMCSSDANAISAVFTRDIAPVFSKAARTWSNRSGLMAARLSTLAFLGLSMALATQINSPTFKDIISVVIKWVAGLMGPIAIPFMLGMLRRFRRSGPTAALTSWAAGLLAFFFTNYNLDGSVKTDVALQYQVALPLAISLVLYIVIGFVKPEDTPERDALIETINTEGDGPRGTAAAAAVPAQKRGPESTGVPEGVKD from the coding sequence ATGAACAGTCTCGACTGGGCCGTGCTCATCGGCTACTTCGGTGTGATGGTCGCGATCGGACTCTGGTCGCACAAGCGCGTGGACAATGTCAGCGACTTCTTCACGGCCGGCGGCAAGATGCCGTGGTGGCTGTCGGGCATCTCGCACCACATGTCCGGCTACAGCGCGGTGATGTTCACCGGCTACGCGGGTATCGCGTACCAGTACGGCGTCACGTCCTTCGTGACCTGGTCGCTGCCGATCGCGATCGGTATCGGCATCGGCGCCAAGCTCTTCGCTCCCCGGCTCAACAGGCTGCGTTCGCGGCTCCACGTGGCCTCGCCGCTCGAATACCTGAAGGACCGCTACAACGTCCCGACCCAGCAGGCCCTGGCCTGGTCCGGACTGCTGCTGAAGATCGTGGACGTCGGTGCCAAGTGGGCCGCCATCGCCACCCTGCTCTCCGTCTTCACCGGTATCACCCTCACCCAGGGCATCTTCATCACCGGCATCATCACGGCCGTCTACTGCACGGTCGGCGGACTGTGGGCCGACGCGCTCACCGAGCTCGGGCAGTTCATCATCCAGCTCTTCGCCGGTGTGGCCATGCTGGTGATCGTCATGAGCAAGCTCGGCGGCTTCAGTTCGCTGTGGACGGTCTGGGACAAGCTGCCCGAGGGCCACACGGAGCCGACGGCCGGCCCGTACACGGTGACCTTCCTGCTGGCGTACCTCTTCATCAAGACCTTCGAGTACAACGGCGGCATGTGGAACCAGGCCCAGCGCTACATGGCCACGGACTCCGCACGCTCCGCGACCCGTTCGGCCTACCTGTCCGCCGCCCTGTGGCTGGTCTGGCCGGTCGTGCTCTTCTTCCCGATGTGGGTGGCGCCGCTGCTCGTCGAGGCCAAGAAGCCGGACGCCTCGGACAGTTACGCCCTGATGACCGAACAGCTGCTGCCGCACGGGCTGCTGGGTCTGGTCGTCGTCGGCTTCTTCTCGCACACGATGGCCATGTGCTCCTCCGACGCCAACGCCATCTCGGCGGTCTTCACCCGTGACATCGCGCCGGTCTTCTCCAAGGCGGCCCGCACCTGGAGCAACCGCAGTGGTCTCATGGCCGCGCGGCTGTCCACACTCGCCTTCCTCGGCCTGTCCATGGCGTTGGCGACGCAGATCAACTCGCCGACGTTCAAGGACATCATCTCGGTCGTCATCAAGTGGGTGGCGGGGCTGATGGGCCCGATCGCCATCCCGTTCATGCTGGGCATGCTGCGCAGGTTCCGCCGGTCCGGCCCGACGGCGGCGCTCACCAGCTGGGCGGCCGGGTTGCTCGCCTTCTTCTTCACCAACTACAACCTCGACGGTTCGGTGAAGACGGACGTCGCCCTGCAGTACCAGGTGGCCCTGCCGCTGGCGATATCCCTCGTGCTCTACATCGTCATCGGGTTCGTCAAGCCCGAGGACACTCCGGAGCGCGACGCCCTCATCGAGACGATCAACACGGAGGGCGATGGCCCCCGCGGCACCGCCGCGGCGGCGGCCGTCCCCGCGCAGAAGCGCGGCCCGGAGAGCACGGGAGTTCCGGAGGGCGTGAAGGACTGA